Proteins encoded in a region of the Haloarcula sp. CBA1129 genome:
- a CDS encoding presenilin family intramembrane aspartyl protease PSH, whose protein sequence is MERRWRILGGCGLIAGIFLFVQLGALALVQPFESAGYQAVEDPSDPTNSLMYIGAILVATAVMLLAFRYDVDQLIRGLIVFSAAWLSLYVFQVLVPPVLTYAGLNVVAVLLALGLGTALLVYPEWYVIDSAGAVMGAAAAGLFGISFGILPSLVLLTVLAVYDAISVYGTEHMLTLASGVMDLKVPVVLVIPMTLSYSYLDATTPDPTAEDETSDNSPAAADDAAEGETNTESGADANGTAVADGSQPADHPDEATDTGKAGEGGDVHADPLERDALFIGLGDAIIPSILVASAAFFASSDVLSVFGVPLPALTAMIGSYVGLTILLWMVLKGRAHAGLPLLNGGTIAGYIVGALAAGISLVDALGLGPYL, encoded by the coding sequence ATGGAGCGACGGTGGCGAATCCTCGGCGGTTGTGGTCTTATCGCTGGTATCTTCCTGTTCGTCCAACTCGGCGCGCTGGCGCTGGTCCAGCCCTTCGAATCGGCTGGCTACCAAGCCGTCGAAGACCCATCTGACCCCACGAATAGCCTCATGTACATCGGGGCGATTCTGGTCGCGACGGCGGTTATGTTGCTTGCCTTCCGCTACGACGTTGACCAGCTCATCCGCGGGCTCATTGTCTTCTCGGCGGCCTGGCTCTCGCTGTACGTGTTTCAGGTGCTGGTGCCGCCAGTGCTCACGTACGCCGGCCTCAACGTCGTTGCCGTCCTGTTAGCGCTGGGCTTAGGGACGGCACTGCTGGTGTATCCCGAGTGGTACGTCATCGATAGTGCCGGTGCGGTGATGGGGGCTGCCGCCGCGGGTCTGTTCGGTATCAGTTTCGGGATTCTGCCGTCGCTGGTCTTGCTAACCGTGCTCGCGGTGTATGATGCGATTAGCGTCTACGGGACCGAACACATGCTCACGCTGGCCTCGGGCGTGATGGACCTCAAGGTCCCCGTCGTCCTCGTGATCCCGATGACGCTGTCGTACTCGTATCTCGACGCGACGACGCCGGACCCGACAGCGGAAGACGAGACGAGCGACAACTCACCGGCGGCGGCGGACGACGCAGCAGAGGGGGAAACAAACACAGAATCCGGTGCTGACGCGAACGGTACGGCAGTTGCAGACGGAAGCCAGCCGGCGGACCATCCCGACGAGGCAACGGACACCGGCAAAGCGGGCGAGGGTGGCGACGTTCACGCCGACCCGCTAGAGCGCGACGCCCTGTTTATCGGGCTCGGTGACGCCATCATCCCGTCGATACTCGTCGCCAGCGCCGCCTTTTTCGCCTCGTCGGACGTGCTGTCGGTGTTCGGTGTCCCGTTGCCGGCGCTGACCGCAATGATCGGGTCTTACGTCGGTCTGACGATACTACTCTGGATGGTACTGAAGGGGCGCGCGCACGCAGGGCTTCCGCTGTTGAACGGTGGGACCATCGCCGGCTATATCGTCGGCGCGCTCGCCGCTGGTATCAGTCTGGTCGATGCTCTCGGCCTCGGCCCGTACCTCTAA
- a CDS encoding ornithine cyclodeaminase family protein, giving the protein MPTDATALFLQSDEVADLAEPAEYVDAVREGYRQRGEGAPATPRTTLFSDEPAGMLTGYLAILPDTGAMGGYTYAAGFGGRDAHFTLPIFDADSGDPLAVLDGASMNPHKTGAAGAVGVDALARRDASDLAVIGSGAQARGQVRATATVRDFDRIEVYSPTASNRESFAAEMNDALDPTVAAVASPAAAIEGADVVITATSASEPVFDGDLLESGTHVTAMGQYHPEKNELDATTIERATYVPDLRERVTQDAGSFINALDAGVIDEDHVHAELGDIVAGNAPGRQSPDEITVFDSGGTAIETVAAGHMLYERAKAKGRGEEIDFAPASKALTGR; this is encoded by the coding sequence ATGCCAACAGATGCGACAGCGCTGTTCTTGCAGAGTGACGAGGTCGCCGACCTCGCTGAACCCGCCGAGTACGTCGACGCTGTCAGAGAGGGATACCGTCAGCGTGGGGAGGGTGCCCCGGCAACTCCCAGAACAACGCTGTTCTCGGACGAGCCCGCAGGAATGTTGACGGGCTATCTCGCGATTCTCCCCGATACCGGTGCGATGGGCGGATACACCTACGCAGCCGGTTTCGGCGGACGAGACGCACACTTCACGCTCCCGATCTTTGACGCCGACAGCGGCGACCCGCTCGCTGTCCTTGACGGCGCGAGCATGAACCCGCACAAAACTGGCGCGGCCGGGGCAGTCGGTGTCGACGCACTGGCCCGCCGTGACGCTAGCGACCTCGCAGTCATCGGCAGCGGCGCACAGGCCCGTGGTCAGGTCCGTGCGACGGCAACAGTCCGGGACTTCGACCGCATCGAGGTGTACTCCCCAACGGCCAGTAACCGGGAGTCCTTCGCTGCGGAGATGAACGACGCACTGGACCCGACTGTGGCGGCCGTCGCGTCCCCGGCCGCAGCAATCGAAGGGGCCGATGTCGTTATCACGGCGACCAGCGCGAGCGAGCCGGTGTTCGACGGCGACTTGCTCGAATCGGGAACCCACGTGACCGCGATGGGCCAGTACCATCCCGAAAAGAACGAACTGGACGCGACGACAATCGAACGCGCCACGTACGTCCCGGACCTGCGTGAGCGGGTGACACAGGACGCCGGGTCGTTCATCAACGCCCTTGATGCGGGCGTCATCGACGAGGACCACGTCCACGCTGAGCTGGGAGACATCGTCGCTGGTAACGCCCCCGGGCGGCAGTCTCCCGACGAGATTACAGTCTTTGACTCCGGTGGCACAGCCATCGAAACCGTCGCTGCGGGCCACATGCTGTACGAGCGAGCGAAGGCCAAGGGCCGCGGCGAGGAGATCGACTTTGCGCCCGCGAGCAAAGCTTTGACCGGCCGATAG
- a CDS encoding DUF3054 domain-containing protein: MSVSTVGNGRIELSARTALVAVGDLLAIAVFVGVGELTHGINPILNPGRFAGTLTPFYLGWLLVAGIGGLYTAAATGTVRAAVGRTIVAWVLAVGIAQGLRSTAMFPGSAALTFALVSVLVGGTLLLLWRGAIAVVK, translated from the coding sequence ATGAGCGTCTCGACGGTGGGGAACGGTCGTATCGAACTGTCCGCTCGGACGGCGCTAGTCGCTGTCGGTGACCTGCTGGCGATTGCTGTGTTCGTCGGTGTCGGCGAACTGACCCACGGGATCAATCCGATACTCAACCCGGGCCGGTTCGCAGGGACGCTGACGCCGTTTTACCTCGGTTGGCTCCTCGTCGCGGGTATCGGTGGCTTGTACACCGCCGCTGCGACCGGGACGGTTCGAGCGGCGGTCGGCCGTACTATCGTGGCGTGGGTGCTGGCAGTCGGGATCGCGCAGGGACTTCGGTCGACGGCGATGTTCCCCGGGAGTGCGGCGCTGACATTCGCACTCGTATCCGTCCTCGTCGGCGGCACGCTGTTGCTGCTCTGGCGTGGTGCAATTGCAGTCGTAAAATAG
- a CDS encoding GNAT family N-acetyltransferase has product MEFTLLGWPEDGHRLRLDYEQFAYAGKFVMTSTGKAVIGDDSVVAAAAFDADRTDSNTLCVRYITVRQDRQGDRLGARLLRFVRERATERGFERVSIGVNNPFSYQAAYRAGFCFSGAESGMAELDLVWPGDRSTERYQAGLDLFRKRDLSTEEESFLDAKADADPPPTLDDWAEQPSEPTD; this is encoded by the coding sequence ATGGAGTTCACGCTGCTCGGCTGGCCCGAAGACGGCCACCGGCTCCGGCTGGACTACGAGCAGTTCGCGTACGCGGGCAAGTTCGTGATGACCTCGACCGGAAAGGCGGTCATCGGGGACGACAGCGTCGTTGCCGCGGCTGCGTTCGACGCTGACCGGACAGACTCGAACACACTCTGTGTCCGGTATATCACCGTTCGGCAGGACCGGCAGGGCGACCGGCTCGGAGCCCGCCTCTTGCGATTCGTTCGGGAGCGTGCTACGGAGCGGGGTTTCGAACGTGTGTCCATCGGCGTCAATAACCCGTTTTCCTACCAAGCCGCCTACCGGGCCGGGTTCTGCTTCAGCGGTGCGGAGTCAGGCATGGCCGAACTCGACCTTGTCTGGCCGGGCGACCGGAGCACCGAACGGTATCAGGCCGGACTGGACCTGTTCCGGAAGCGCGACCTCTCGACAGAAGAGGAGTCGTTCCTCGACGCGAAGGCCGACGCCGACCCCCCGCCGACCCTCGACGACTGGGCGGAGCAGCCCTCCGAGCCCACAGACTGA
- the fen gene encoding flap endonuclease-1, translating into MGNADLRSLAALSDVSFGDLGGSVVAVDAHNWLYRYLTTTVKFTSESKYTTSDGEEVANLIGVVQGLPKFFEHDMTPVFVFDGAVTDLKDDEVEKRREQREKYESELEDAREAGDATRVAKLDSRTQRLTDTIVDTTRELLELLGVPIVDAPAEGEGQASVMARRGDVDYVGTEDYDALLFGAPMTLRQITSKGDPELMDFAATLEQHDLTWEQLVDAAILMGTDFNEGISGIGPKTAVTELHEHGDLYAVLDARGEHIDHADRIRDLFLDPAVTDDYEIPDSIEPDIDAARAFVTEQWEVDADEVARGFERIDESVVQTGLDRWA; encoded by the coding sequence ATGGGAAACGCTGATTTGCGGTCGCTCGCGGCGCTGTCGGACGTTTCGTTCGGCGACCTCGGCGGGAGCGTCGTCGCCGTGGACGCCCACAACTGGCTCTATCGCTATCTGACGACGACAGTGAAGTTCACCAGCGAGTCAAAATACACCACCAGCGACGGCGAGGAAGTGGCAAACCTCATCGGCGTCGTCCAAGGCCTGCCGAAGTTCTTCGAGCACGATATGACGCCGGTGTTCGTCTTCGACGGCGCGGTCACGGACCTCAAAGACGACGAGGTCGAGAAGCGCCGCGAACAGCGCGAGAAGTACGAGTCCGAACTGGAAGATGCCCGCGAGGCCGGGGACGCGACCCGCGTGGCGAAACTGGACTCTCGGACCCAGCGGCTGACCGACACTATCGTCGACACCACGCGGGAACTGCTGGAACTGCTCGGCGTGCCTATCGTCGACGCCCCGGCGGAAGGCGAGGGACAGGCATCGGTGATGGCCCGTCGGGGCGACGTGGACTACGTCGGGACCGAGGACTACGACGCGCTGCTGTTTGGCGCGCCGATGACGCTCCGCCAGATCACCTCGAAGGGAGACCCCGAGCTGATGGACTTCGCGGCCACGCTCGAACAGCACGATCTCACTTGGGAGCAACTGGTCGACGCCGCTATCCTGATGGGGACGGACTTCAACGAGGGTATTTCGGGTATCGGCCCCAAGACCGCCGTCACGGAACTCCACGAGCACGGCGACCTCTACGCTGTTCTCGACGCCCGCGGCGAGCACATCGACCACGCAGACCGCATCCGGGACCTGTTTCTCGACCCCGCAGTGACCGACGACTACGAAATCCCCGACAGCATCGAGCCGGATATTGACGCCGCCCGCGCGTTCGTCACCGAGCAGTGGGAGGTCGACGCCGACGAAGTCGCTCGCGGGTTCGAGCGCATCGACGAGTCGGTCGTCCAGACCGGGCTCGACCGGTGGGCGTGA
- a CDS encoding ABC transporter ATP-binding protein produces the protein MAQLTLDEVTKTFQDDDGEIIAVDEVSVDIEDGEFLCVVGPSGCGKSTTLRMIAGLEDITRGEIRLDGQIINDQPPARRNVAMVFQSYALYPHMTVRENMAFGLEESTDMPDEEINERVEEACKDMGIFELIDRKPGELSGGQQQRVALGRAIVRDPEVFLMDEPLANLDAKLKAEMRTELQELQQDLDVTTVYVTHDQTEAMTMSDRIAILNDGVLQQCATPLECYHEPNNLFVAGFIGEPSMNFFPMTLEGSTLKGEWFEYELSDETVAQVEGTTDITLGIRPEDIEFVQSDTGPNVFDSTVHVVEPRGNENTAHLQFDESMDDQFIATVGGMKQLKSGQRVKVHIPENAIHLFDTASGEAIRNRTLDEIETVESVV, from the coding sequence ATGGCACAACTCACACTGGACGAGGTAACGAAGACGTTCCAAGACGACGACGGCGAAATCATCGCAGTTGACGAGGTCTCGGTCGACATCGAGGACGGCGAGTTCCTCTGTGTCGTCGGCCCATCGGGCTGTGGGAAATCGACGACCCTGCGGATGATTGCCGGGCTCGAAGACATCACGCGCGGTGAAATCCGGCTGGACGGCCAGATCATCAACGACCAGCCGCCGGCCCGCCGGAACGTGGCGATGGTGTTCCAGTCCTACGCCCTGTACCCCCACATGACCGTGCGGGAGAACATGGCGTTCGGGCTGGAGGAGTCGACGGACATGCCCGACGAGGAGATCAACGAGCGCGTCGAGGAGGCGTGCAAGGACATGGGCATCTTCGAACTCATCGACCGCAAGCCCGGCGAACTCTCCGGCGGCCAGCAACAGCGCGTGGCGCTGGGCCGCGCCATCGTCCGGGACCCCGAAGTGTTCCTGATGGACGAGCCGCTGGCGAACCTCGACGCGAAGCTCAAAGCCGAGATGCGGACCGAACTACAGGAACTCCAGCAGGACCTCGACGTGACGACGGTGTACGTCACACACGACCAGACGGAGGCGATGACGATGTCCGACCGCATCGCCATCCTCAACGACGGTGTCCTCCAGCAGTGTGCGACGCCGCTTGAGTGTTACCACGAGCCGAACAACCTCTTCGTCGCGGGGTTCATCGGTGAGCCGTCGATGAACTTCTTCCCGATGACCCTCGAAGGGTCGACGCTCAAAGGCGAGTGGTTCGAGTACGAACTCAGCGATGAGACGGTCGCTCAGGTCGAGGGAACGACCGACATCACGCTGGGCATCAGACCCGAAGACATCGAGTTCGTCCAGAGCGACACCGGTCCGAACGTGTTCGATTCGACGGTCCACGTCGTCGAGCCACGCGGGAACGAGAACACGGCCCACCTGCAGTTCGACGAATCGATGGACGACCAGTTCATCGCGACGGTCGGCGGGATGAAACAGCTCAAGTCCGGCCAGCGCGTCAAAGTCCACATCCCTGAGAACGCGATTCACCTCTTCGATACGGCCAGCGGAGAGGCCATCCGGAACCGCACACTCGACGAGATCGAAACGGTCGAATCGGTCGTCTGA
- a CDS encoding carbohydrate ABC transporter permease, with protein sequence MSIRDGDFIDELRSTENSRIGLYALLLAGIAFYLFPVETAVMTMFKTESAFARTLPFAPPGTDGFTLDALSTAWNTLRPGLLNSLLMAIPATIMSALLGSLTAYGLTTISWRGQVGVVVLIIAGIFIPYQAVLVPLAQFWFQILPGLVEGFVNTLFGFITGGSWEYPSRNGYVQLLQLSITHAAYGIPICTLLFRSYYQSISEEMIEAARLDGASAFSIYRNIILPLSLPMFAVTLIYQFTQVYNDLLFALVLINEPASQVATQRLAALTGGVVQSFNTTMAGAIVAALPTLLVYIVFGEQFAKGVAGE encoded by the coding sequence ATGAGTATCAGAGACGGGGACTTCATCGACGAACTCCGCAGTACAGAGAACAGCCGTATCGGCCTGTATGCCCTCCTGCTGGCGGGCATCGCCTTCTACCTCTTCCCGGTGGAGACGGCCGTGATGACGATGTTCAAGACCGAGAGCGCCTTCGCCCGGACGCTCCCGTTCGCACCGCCGGGCACTGACGGCTTCACGCTCGACGCGCTCAGTACCGCTTGGAACACGCTCCGGCCGGGACTGTTGAACTCACTGCTGATGGCGATTCCGGCGACGATTATGTCGGCGCTACTGGGAAGCCTGACCGCGTACGGACTGACGACGATTAGTTGGCGCGGCCAAGTCGGCGTGGTCGTCCTCATCATCGCGGGCATCTTCATCCCATATCAGGCCGTGCTGGTCCCGCTGGCACAGTTCTGGTTCCAGATACTCCCCGGACTGGTCGAGGGGTTCGTCAACACCCTCTTTGGCTTCATTACGGGCGGTAGCTGGGAGTATCCGAGCCGGAACGGCTACGTACAGTTGCTACAGCTGTCGATTACTCACGCGGCGTACGGGATACCGATCTGTACGCTGCTGTTCCGGTCGTACTATCAGAGCATCTCCGAGGAGATGATCGAGGCCGCTCGCCTCGACGGCGCGAGCGCGTTCAGCATCTACCGCAACATCATCCTCCCGCTGTCGCTGCCGATGTTCGCGGTGACGCTCATCTACCAGTTCACGCAGGTGTACAACGACCTGCTGTTCGCGCTGGTGCTCATCAACGAACCGGCCTCACAGGTGGCGACCCAGCGCCTTGCGGCGCTCACTGGCGGGGTCGTCCAGTCGTTCAACACCACGATGGCTGGGGCCATCGTCGCAGCACTGCCGACACTGCTCGTCTACATCGTGTTCGGCGAACAGTTCGCGAAAGGCGTCGCTGGAGAGTAA
- a CDS encoding carbohydrate ABC transporter permease: MREILSRLLATGGRLRSAVSRDESDGDQLATDGGATVETTRGDSLRNSLPVEWELIESAPFWLPPVLFAGFFVYGAIAWNFLLSLTDYNGLGGAQYETFDFSMYSRMLNDGAFWQAAQNTVVLLVVFTVLCLALGLFVAILIDQQIRFENTFRTIYLLPMSLSFVVTATMWAWVYNARNGVLNQLFRLFNLEGALVGLLRPAGVNAEVIQWLSWNTTALAAVIFALIWQFSGYAMVVFLAGLRAIPTEHYEAARVDGASTIRMYARVIIPQLRASAVSASVVLMVFALKAFDFIYALRGSQPGANMDILATMMYRVAFDSLQWAYGSAVAIVLFALALLVIGPYLYSEYRRGEL; encoded by the coding sequence ATGCGCGAGATACTCAGTAGACTCCTCGCCACCGGGGGTAGGCTCCGGTCGGCGGTATCGAGAGACGAATCGGACGGAGACCAACTGGCAACAGACGGCGGGGCGACGGTGGAAACGACTCGGGGCGACTCGCTCCGGAACTCACTGCCGGTCGAGTGGGAACTCATCGAATCCGCCCCGTTCTGGCTCCCGCCAGTCCTGTTTGCGGGCTTTTTCGTCTACGGCGCTATCGCTTGGAACTTCCTCCTGTCGCTGACTGACTACAACGGCTTGGGTGGTGCACAGTACGAGACCTTCGATTTCAGTATGTACAGCCGCATGCTGAACGACGGGGCGTTCTGGCAGGCGGCACAGAACACAGTCGTGTTACTGGTCGTGTTCACCGTTCTCTGTCTGGCGCTTGGCCTGTTTGTGGCCATCCTCATCGACCAGCAGATACGCTTCGAGAACACGTTCCGGACGATATACCTGCTCCCGATGAGCCTCTCGTTCGTCGTCACGGCGACGATGTGGGCGTGGGTGTACAACGCCCGCAACGGTGTGCTCAATCAGCTCTTCCGATTGTTCAATCTCGAAGGTGCTCTTGTGGGACTGCTTCGCCCGGCAGGAGTCAACGCCGAAGTCATTCAGTGGCTTTCTTGGAATACGACCGCTCTAGCGGCGGTCATCTTCGCGCTCATCTGGCAGTTCAGCGGCTACGCGATGGTCGTCTTTCTCGCCGGCCTCCGAGCGATTCCGACAGAACACTACGAGGCCGCTCGGGTCGACGGCGCGTCCACGATTCGGATGTATGCGCGGGTAATCATCCCGCAACTCCGCGCCTCCGCGGTGTCGGCGTCGGTCGTGCTGATGGTGTTTGCGCTGAAAGCGTTCGACTTCATCTACGCGCTCCGTGGCTCACAGCCGGGGGCGAACATGGACATTCTGGCGACGATGATGTATCGGGTCGCGTTCGACAGCCTCCAGTGGGCGTACGGGTCGGCCGTCGCTATCGTGCTGTTTGCCCTCGCACTGCTGGTTATCGGACCGTACCTCTACAGCGAATACCGACGGGGTGAACTATGA
- a CDS encoding class II fumarate hydratase translates to MTDEYRTEQDSLGEMQVPADAYWGAQTQRAVENFPISDVTFGRRFIRALGVVKKAAAQANRDLETIPADKADCIIEAADEVIAGEHDDQFPVDVFQTGSGTSSNMNANEVISNRATELYGGEVGTREIHPNDHVNFGQSSNDVIPTAMHVASLEAVEKDVIPGLKTLRDELEAKEDEFDNVVKTGRTHLQDATPVTLGQEFSGYRTQVEKGISRVQDVHGRLAELALGGTAVGTGLNTHPEFPEKAAAYISEETDLSFREADNHFEAQAAHDAMSEAHGALRTVAGSLNKIANDLRLLASGPRNGLGEIDQPENQPGSSIMPGKINPVVAEAVNQVHKQVVGNDAAVSAGAAEGQIDLNLYKPVLASNFLQSAKLIANSSAVFGEKFVAKLEADADHCAERVEQSMALATALNPAIGYDKASKVAKKALDEEKTIREVVLEEGYLDEDEVDDVLDPEKMTKRGILGEE, encoded by the coding sequence ATGACCGACGAGTACCGGACAGAGCAGGACAGCCTCGGTGAGATGCAGGTGCCAGCCGACGCGTACTGGGGCGCACAGACACAGCGCGCCGTCGAGAACTTCCCGATCAGCGACGTGACGTTCGGACGGCGGTTCATCCGAGCACTCGGCGTCGTGAAGAAGGCGGCCGCGCAGGCGAACCGCGACCTCGAAACGATTCCGGCAGACAAGGCGGACTGTATCATCGAAGCCGCCGACGAGGTCATCGCCGGCGAGCACGACGACCAGTTCCCCGTCGATGTGTTCCAGACCGGGTCGGGTACGTCGTCGAACATGAACGCCAACGAGGTCATCTCGAACCGCGCCACGGAACTGTACGGCGGCGAGGTCGGGACCCGCGAGATTCACCCGAACGACCACGTCAACTTCGGCCAGTCCAGCAACGACGTGATTCCGACGGCGATGCACGTCGCGTCGCTAGAGGCCGTCGAGAAGGACGTGATTCCCGGCCTGAAGACGCTGCGTGACGAACTCGAAGCCAAAGAAGACGAGTTCGACAACGTCGTCAAGACCGGTCGGACCCACCTCCAAGACGCGACCCCGGTGACGCTGGGACAGGAGTTCTCCGGCTACCGCACGCAGGTCGAAAAAGGTATTTCCCGCGTGCAGGACGTCCACGGCCGCCTCGCCGAACTCGCACTCGGCGGAACCGCAGTCGGGACCGGCCTCAACACCCATCCCGAGTTCCCGGAAAAGGCCGCTGCGTACATCAGCGAAGAGACCGATCTCAGCTTCCGCGAGGCGGACAACCACTTCGAGGCACAGGCCGCCCACGACGCGATGTCAGAAGCCCACGGTGCGCTTCGAACCGTCGCTGGTTCGCTGAACAAGATCGCCAACGACCTCCGCCTGCTCGCCTCCGGCCCACGCAACGGCCTCGGCGAGATCGACCAGCCGGAGAACCAGCCCGGCTCCTCGATTATGCCCGGCAAGATCAACCCCGTCGTCGCCGAAGCGGTCAATCAGGTCCACAAGCAAGTCGTCGGCAACGACGCCGCCGTGTCAGCCGGTGCGGCGGAGGGGCAGATCGACCTGAACCTCTACAAGCCCGTGCTGGCCTCGAACTTCCTGCAGTCGGCCAAGCTCATCGCCAACAGCAGCGCGGTGTTCGGCGAGAAGTTCGTCGCCAAACTGGAGGCCGATGCCGACCACTGCGCCGAGCGCGTCGAGCAGAGCATGGCGCTGGCGACGGCGCTCAACCCCGCCATCGGCTACGACAAGGCGAGCAAGGTCGCGAAGAAGGCGCTCGACGAGGAAAAGACCATCCGCGAGGTCGTCCTCGAAGAGGGGTATCTCGACGAGGACGAGGTCGACGACGTGCTCGACCCCGAGAAGATGACGAAGCGTGGGATTCTGGGCGAGGAGTAG
- a CDS encoding GNAT family N-acetyltransferase, producing MTVRLATPGDVTAINQVASAAWETDYPRLTQETVEDGVGDWYSPEQIESELVESQTLLLVFEREERVVGFAHATWHETDRVGYILRLYVHPDYRREGIGRALLERTCTELFEHDIDRVNAMVLSANEPGAEFYEQFGFEFVDESETEIGGERYPESRYVLNDEPQV from the coding sequence ATGACAGTCAGACTGGCAACTCCGGGCGATGTAACGGCCATCAATCAGGTGGCGTCGGCGGCTTGGGAGACGGATTACCCTCGCCTCACTCAGGAAACAGTTGAAGACGGCGTCGGCGACTGGTATTCGCCCGAGCAAATCGAATCGGAACTGGTCGAATCACAGACTCTCCTGCTCGTCTTCGAACGCGAGGAGCGCGTCGTCGGGTTCGCACACGCGACGTGGCACGAAACCGATCGCGTGGGGTATATTCTCCGACTGTACGTCCATCCAGACTACCGCCGGGAGGGAATTGGCCGGGCCCTACTAGAACGGACCTGCACGGAACTGTTCGAGCACGATATCGACCGGGTCAACGCGATGGTCCTCTCGGCGAACGAACCGGGGGCCGAGTTCTACGAGCAGTTCGGGTTCGAGTTCGTCGACGAAAGCGAGACCGAAATCGGCGGGGAGCGCTATCCCGAGAGCCGTTACGTCCTCAACGACGAGCCACAGGTCTGA